One Gopherus evgoodei ecotype Sinaloan lineage chromosome 1, rGopEvg1_v1.p, whole genome shotgun sequence genomic window, cacttatattcatgcaaataccaaagaaaagaaaccatagaacttactatctgatctctttgtccttacacttagaaacagaagactagaaaatagaactacttctccaaagctcagaggaagcaggcagacagacaaaagactcagacacacaattccctccacccaaagttgaaaaaatccggtttcctgattggttctctggtcaggtgtttcaggtgaaagagacattaacccttagctatctgtttatgacagcaagttacagcatttagtttACGATAGTTCATGCAAAAGTGAatctccccatctggtttgggaactagaactaatggagatgcccatgcactaaTAGAGGGGAGGATTAcccccatctgtagcatgtcctGGATCTCTTGTTCTATAGCAGTTTTGgcttgaggagacacccagtagggctgggctctaattgggtgagcattacctgtgtcaatggagttgtCATAGATTTcaccctcactctgaaccttagagtatagatgtggggacaTGCATGTGAACCTCCTAAGCTTAATCACCAGCTTAGATCAATAGGCTGTCACCATCCAAATGTTTGAGTCATTTagaaaactctgtcttcccccctaaaaccttcccctccctgggtagccttaaGAGACacttccaccaattccctcgtgaacactgatccaaatcccttggatcttaaaacaaggaagaattactcaatccccctcccttttccccccaccaatccctggtgagtccagatccaattcccttggatctaaaaaacaaggaaaaatcaatcaggttcttaaaaaagaaggcttttaattataaaaaaaaggtaaaagaaaaaaaaaaacctctgggagatagcatacaagctgatctcgcagacaacagattcaaaacacagaggatgttcccaatttgattattcccctaatgtcaagacaagttacaaaaagaaaataaacataaacctatttatttccttccttcttactcactactctgataagaggctgattcctttATCTTTTCTActttggctgaaactgaaactgactctaaacaaaggaaacttccctctttccttttgaaacattttgttccccaattggttcctctggtcaggtgtcagctaggctaggtgaatttcttaaccctttacaggtaaaagaggcattaacctttaactatctgtttatgacaggagtggtatgcccattcggTCCATCCtgaggtggctgagaacattgacgtgaagctagtgcacagttcCTCGATCTGCTATTGCTGCATACGTCCAAGGATCATGGAgaagttcacctcttccacatcaccatcactttttccttcttagtagacaccttcaggccactcagcatcattgcctccctgggctgtaaactgaaaaACCTTTAactctctggaataaaagggctttagagaattaacatgatacACTTTAGGCTTGAGGTTGGAGGTGGGGGATGCTAtcagatagttaacagctcccaggcactcttggactgtgaatggcccttcccacaacacttccatcttatgggcctggagtgccttcaagaccatgaccTGGTCCCCTGTTTTGAAGGAACAATATCTGGCATGTGTATCATACCAGACTTTTTGCTCTTCCTGAACATCTtgtaggttttctctagcaaaggttaaagagtgtcggagggtgctttgtaggttgattacaaagtctagaatgttagttcctggagaaggcgtaaacctctcccattgctgcttcaccagtcttaatggccccttaacctcatggccatacacaagttcaatggtgaaaaccctaaactgggatgtggtacagccctatatgcaaagagaaactgctgcaaCACTGGGACCCAATCaatggagtgttcatttacaaatttccgtatcatggcccccaaagttccattagacctctccaccaggccattggtttgatggtggtaaagtggcaccaagtggttcaccccatgaatTTTCCACAgacttttcatggtccctgccaggaaattaattcctgaatctgtaaggacatcggagggccaacctaccctggcaaaaatgtctgttaatgcctggcacacacttttagccctgatgttgcttgaagctactgcttctggccattgggtagcaaaatccatgaaagtcagaatgtactgctttcctctgcgGGTCTACTTTGGGAaaaacccagaatatccacagctagtCACTGAAATAGGACCTTAATTatagggagtggctggagaggggctttgacctggtcttggggtttcccactctttggcacacctcacaagaccggacataggtagaaacatccttgcccactccctcccagtggaatgacTTCCCCAAGCCATTTTTggtcctgttcaccccagcatggccactaggatgattgTGGGCCAAGCTCAaaagctttacccggtacttagttggaactatcaactgtctctgaggatgccagtcttcctggtgacCACCATAAAAAgttttcttgtataaaagtccctgttctacaacaaactgggatcggtttgaagagctgagaggcggtgggttgCTCCGTGCCACCGTCCAAGCTCCCTGGAGgctttcatctgcttcctgcttggcctggaactgttcccttgatgctggagacatcagttcctcactGGATTGTGGACCagggcttggtccctctgaaagtgatgtaggtgatggagttGTTTCTGTTGACTGTGAATCATTCTCTGCTGGTGCACAATGTGGTATTTCagcctctggctgagcctcttgtgtagggttagctgctgctgcttccagtccAGGCCCGCTAGTGCTCTCTGGTGTTGAAGTTGTAGATAGGCTTGCAAGCACTGGACTCAATATTGGCAATGGTggaaggctcaggaacagggataggTTTGAAGGCTTGCTTATCCTGGCTGTGGGTGACCATTCCTACCCTCTTGGCTAGCTTCAAATGGTTAGCCAAGTCTTGCCCCAGCAGCATAGGAATGGGATAATCTTCATAAATTGCAAAAGTCCacgttcctgaccagccttttTACTGGACAGACAACtcggctgtaggcaagtttagaGAGTTTGACTTGAAGGGtagaattgtcacttgggcctctggtttgatgaatttggggtccactaaggattggtggatagctgacacttgtggtcagtagagatgctgtacccaaggcaggccctttctaaattttctaagaaggcctcggtaTCATCGCCTGCTTTGTAGATGGGGAACTTTCTGGGATGGGAAGCGGTACCTGGAGAAGGATTGCCAGGGTTGTCTGGTACATTCTGCTTACTCTTTGCCTTCTctaactccagttcatgctgCCTCTCTTTTTCTAGTAACTCCAGTgctctcttgtgggcagcttcCTGTGCCTTAATTTCTAGTTGTTTTAATTCAGTCAGTATCTtgtgttcattttctttctcttttgcatCCAGTCTAGATAGTTCTAGTTTATTAGCTGTTTCACTGGTAATCATGTTTCTGCTTTTTGTACTTAACCTAGCCTAACTCGAGAGctagaaagggaaaaaacaaaaacaaaaaactagctTGTGAATTCCCTTGTAGAAAGTTAACTACCCTGCCCTCAGGCAGGGACAAAAATCTCCAGCTGCTCACAGCTTAAAAACATCCCTTTGTTACAAGGACCTGATACTTCTGCCTCCAGGCAAAGAGAGATAAGATCTCTATCTTCTTTCTAAacaaccaaaaaggaaaaaaaaatgtccttttaaaattctaccgggcttttggttcaaaatgatctCTGGTTCAAAGTGATCCCActgctctgccaccatgtcagggttccatccccactctgaactttagggtacagatgtggggacccgcttGAAGattccctaagcttatttttaccatcttaggttaaagactctccaaggcacaaattctttcttataccttggattaggtaatgctgctaccaccaagtgatttaaacaaacatttagggagggccacttggagccccaCCCTTCACAATTATCACCCCAAcccccctacaccccctttccttggcaggcttgagaataatatcctcactatttggtacaggtgaacacagatccaaacccttggatcttaaaatgatgaaaaatcaatcaggttcttaaaagatgactgttaattaaagaaaaggtaaaagaatcacctctgtaaaatcgggatggtaagtactttacagaataacaaaagattcTAGAACAtagaggatctcccctctagACAAGACATCCTCTAGAGAaggaaaatcacaagccaaaataaaagtaaactaaTGAATTCTCTTATTATTACTTACTAATTCTAATGGAGTTGGATTCTTGCCTTCTTGATCTGTCTCCagcaagcacacagaacagacagacaaagaacagacaaaTCAAAgccttttcccccttcttttgGTCAGTtgccagctaggttacctgagcttcttaaccctttacaggtaaaaggattttgtgccactcgccaggagggattttatagtactgtatacagaaaggtggttacccttcccttttATATATAACAACACATCTGGAAAATCAGGGTGTTGCTAGATATTAAAAGAGCAACTGAAATCATTAACACCCAAGAATGCCTTCCTTGGggtccagtttaaaggttacaaagAAAACAGAAGCCCCTGCGTTTAGCACAGAAGACTCCACACGCCCAAAATAAAGTGATAAACCAGATCACGTCTAACTAAACATTTCCTGTTCTACTTGCTTATCTGTAGTTCCAAAGGAGTAATTTTTAGGTATAAATGCTAATGATTTTTCATATCCAGCCCAATCTTTACAGGACACCTGCTGCTCTCTGTCTCTCCAGCGGAGAGAAAACAACAACCCgcacaaagaggggaagttttttctcaattttaaaagtttctagtctttccattggctcttttgccCAGGTTCAAACTCACTTCCCCTTATCTAAGTATTTCAGTGAGACGTATTAACTCTGTACAAGTAAGGCAGCTAGAGAACAGCCACTAAGAAGGATTTTTATAGctaactgactggctgggtgGGTGTTCATAAAAGAGGTTCTACCCCCATCATTTACCACAGCAGATGTTTCCACTGAGTTGCTATCAATGATGCCCAGGTCTTTTCCGTGGGGTGCGTCTAGCTGGGATGTTCCCCCCAGAGCACTAATTGGCAaaagtttgtggttttttttcccattctcagGTTTTAAGCAACCGGGTGAATGGGAAACTCCCTACAGCATGGAGCCCCCAGCCTGGGTTTCATTGCTATAAGGAACAATGATGGATAACCAGTACCCAATGTCGTGTTCCTGCTATTGCCTATTAAGCTTTACCACACCACGACATGTAGGAATTGTTAACACATGCCATAATATATGGAACTGGCATTACTGGGTCAGTTGTTCATAATTTATTTCTATGAATAATGAAAATTTCTTCttttcagtgtgtgaagagtGATCAATCTGCTTCACCAACAGGAACAGCCTCCGGTAGTGTATGCAGCCTCTCAAATTCACATTGTCTCTCTATCCAGGCATTTGTACTGCGACCATCGCCCTAGATCCTGGGCACATACAGGAAGTAAGGAGAACATACAGTGCATGCAGGAAACACCGTTCTACCTCAGAGTTGGAGTCCTTCACCCCTACTCCATGTCAAATTCCAACACAActgacttcaccaacccctccaccttcatcctgctgggcattcctggcctggaggcgtcccatgtctggatctccatccccttctgcaccatgtacgccatagccatcttggggaacttcaccatcctgttcattgtgaagatGGAGTCGAGCCTCCATgtgcccatgtactatttcctctgcatgctggccgtCACCGACCTGGTCCTGTCTACCTCCATCCTGCCCAAAATGCTGGcaatcttctggttcaattccagggagatcgatTTTGATGCCTGCTTTACCCAGATGTACTTCACTGGCTGCTTCTCAGTGATGGAGTCCGGGATCATTGTGACCATGGGTTTTGATCGCTTtgtggccatctgccatcccctAAGACATTCCACTGTCCTGACAATCCCTGTGGTGGCCAAGATGGGCCTGGCTGTGATGCTGCGCAGTAGCATGCTCGTACTGCCCTATCCCTTCCTGGTAAGACAGTGGcgatattgcagaaccaacatcatccctGAGCCATTCTGTGCACACATGGctgtggtgaagctggcctgTGGCGACACCCACATCAGCAGTTACTATGGTCTCTTTGTGCTATTGTGTGTAATGGGTCTGGATGGGATTTTTATCACTTTGTCCTACATCCaaatcctcagggccatcttcagcctccccacaaaggaagCCCGGCTCAAAACTTTTGGAACCTgcgtctcccacctctgtgtcatCTTAACCTTTTACATTCCAggtctcttctcctccctcacaTACCGCTTTGGAAAGAATGTGCCCCTGCATTTCCATATTCTTATTGGCAACATGAACCTATTGGTGCCCCCTATGCTACACCCCATCATCTATGGGGTGAGGACCAAAGAGATCCGGGACAGGCTGCTCCGGTTCATTACTTATAAGGAATGATTTAGttcgggattggtcctgctttaagcagggggttggactagaacctcctgaggtcccttccaaccctgatattctatgattctaactaaAGTTTTCTCCTGGTGCTCTGGTTCTTAGACTGAGCTCCATGAAGCACTGGCTGGTGACATGGTGCTGGGCCCTCTTACTTCAATCACTTACTGGGCAGTGAAAAAGATATTAAATCCTTTCCTAGCCTTACTGACCTTACTGTCTTGTGTCAGCATGACAAACTGGGGAATCGGTCTGTATAGAACTTATTAATTCTTAGcagttagaaaggtggcaacaATTGGACCCTGAGACTCTGCCCCCTACCCTACCTATTCCCTAAGGCCCTACTCCTACCCCACCTGCCCTACGTCCTGGCTTCTctactcccctccctccctccctccctcaatctTCTCCACCTCTGTCCCTGCCTCAGCTGGGCTCTCTCtactctggggctgggctggcagctgctgaAGCCTGAATAAGGGGCCTGCCTGTTGGTATGGTGTGGCCCCAGATGAGCAGGGGCAGTTTAATAACCTTAAACCTCCGCACTGCCCTGCAGGAACCAGGAACAATCCGATCCCCTTCTTGGCTGGACTTTCTAGCCCCAAACCAGGTATCTGACAACCCTGCATGGCATCCAGACTCAGAAGCCAAAAATCAGAGCATCTGAATAAAACCCTAGATGGGGGAAACCCTATTACCTCACCTTTTGTTATAGGAACTATGTGTATTGTTATGTCTTTGGGATTTCCTGTACTCTTCACTCACACACCTTGTATTAAGAGACAGTCGGCTGGGGAGGAGGCATCTGTTTATAAATACATTGGCTCATTAAAGACTATCAGCCCTAGAGAGATAGAAGAAGGGAATAACAACATTCTAAATTtaactttctccagtttctctgcaGGAGGGCGGGCGTGGAAGGAATGAAACCTCTCTAGAAGGGGGAACAGAGAGAGGAGGGGTTCATCCAGCCCTTTAAAACACAGAGACTGGATGAGCTGGAAGAAATTGAGGCAGGAGAGAGATAATCTGTAGTTGCAGCAGAGAGACAGACTCCAACTGGAGGAGAAGTCAGGAGTTGCAGAAGGTGGCCCCTGGACACCCTAGAAGGTTCTGACCAATCACAAAGTATGTTCCAGGGTGACGTGgattgtagtggggtggtcacccactcTGGCCGTGAAAGGGTtacagccagccctgggagagggctggggctgaaggaAAAGCCTAGGCTagttggggaagcagccacaactggggccacaccccaatcaggccatagAGGGCCCTATAAAAGGCCAAGAGCCAGGATCTCAGGCAGTCTCATTCTAGCAATTGAGAGAgatgggtctggctgcaggggagctgatcagggtacctagagtggagcagggatgggggaaaggccagaggagctggggagctctggtcTGGAAAattcccaggctgcaggccttgccaAAGGCCgagaaggtactggggttgcagaggggcagcccaagggtagggtcgatgatgagtggcttttacactgcagtccacCCTAgagagcaggggctagatggggactggcagCAGCCCAAGAATGAGGTGAGGTGGAAtaggggggtgggggttccccagggagggaagACCCACTGAGGCTACAGtgtactgcaggaggcagaaaCCCAAGATAAGGGGCACTgggatctgggagggacacggggccagcagcAAGGCGAGACACCAgactgcagagggcactccggaggctggagagctaattcactggatgaccagcaggaggcactgcgctGATGAGTCTTTGCGTCACTACATGAATAAAGTATATACACTGGAAAACATCACCCCAACTATAAATAGAAAACTATGGGGTCTAAAttgtagccaatgattttagttcATTATTCATTTTATCTGTGATGTTATTATTAACCAATAAATTATATCATATATTTTCTGTGTATATTAATTAAGGTTAAATTGTGAGATTGTAGAAGTGCAAGGGTGATCTGTATTTAGAGGAACCAAATACGAGACATGAGTAAGAGAATCTAGAATGCAGGAACCTGTAGGTTGAGGCCTTCAAGACTTTAGCTTAGCTACTGTAGGCCATGAAAACAAGAAATGAAGGCATAAGTGACTGGAAAATAACCTGATGCCCTAAAATAATGCGAAAAGAGGAACTAAGTAATACTGTTGCATGAAATTACTCAGAAGATTAATATTATGTCATAAATATGCCGTAAAAGTATGCCTGTCTCAGACATGTGTCTTAATCACAGGATACAGGGTGTGAGAATGGTAATGAAAATAAAGAGAACTTACCCAACCTATAGAAATTTGAGATCCCCTAAGTTTCCAAGGGACACAAACTAATAAGAGAAAATGTCCACTTTTATGGACACGCACAGAATGTAGGTATAGACAGACTCACATTATAAAGAGGGGATTCCCAGAGTGGGAAAATTGAGCTCCCTATGGAAGACTCCAGCAGGAATCACCTGTCTACTGCCGATCGAGCTCTGAGAGACCTATCAGACCCTAAAACTATTGTTAAGGATGGGAATAGAACTAGATTTGTAACTGGTGCATAggtgttgtgacagacccaggccagtggggtacaagagtctggtagagggcaaatatactggtcctattggcatccagcgggggtgggcggacttctaaagggcctcccctcAGCTTAAGGGGAgaacccacaggtctgggacaccaaataattacgggggacaactaatgaaaaaaatagGATCgtgagtgaggtcatagggctaaaggaagggaacccgatggggacaccgagcagagaaccccggacaacgcccactgctcctcgaaggcgtcaagggagccagtggacgctgcccagaggaactctgcccggatgcgtgagcagacggaggaatggaaataggccctacagtcgcaggaaatcccgtcggccaacctcctctccctggtgttgtagatggtcagtttggccagggccaagaggaggttgagaaggagatccggcgacttcatggggccacggatggggagcgtgtagataaaaaggtgaggggaaaagtgcaaccaaaaatgcaggaaaatattcaggaggagctggaacaggggctgcaacctggcgcactccaaataaacatgcgccaaggtctccttctcaccacagaaagggcaggtgctagggacagatgtgaaccgcgccaagtacaagcccgtgctcacggctccgtgaaggagcctccaactgatatccccggcgggcctcgggaccagggcagagtacaagctggcccaccggggctccttaccctcgagaggcggcaggaggtcccgccatgtggtatcggggcgggatgcgagggtgaggtagtgtagggtatggagcacgagcgagtacagatgtttccgtggcgcggtctggaacaaaaccggctgcagatcatgcagcctgctggcagtgaaagggtgagggggccgattgggtccacggggcaggggcccgataaaaatgtccacagggcctggggtggagggtgggcggggcgtgccctctcgcaggacccggtcgaggtaagcccgagcagcgggcagtaaagcggccttcacctcctgaagtacgcgctggggagtacgaggtctggagagccccatgcgctgagcgagcgtcaggggatccagctagtctccccggtcgtagtccaggaggtctccgaccctggtgactcccgccgagaccaacctctggcacaccgtgggggactccgccacctgcacacgaagctggggattgtgtagcaggggctccgcgaggaggtcaacccccacggtggctgccacggacctggtcattgaaaagagcttccaggtccggaggaggtcttggtagaagaccggcagcccggagaggtctcgcggaagacctctcggatggaggtaaaagagctgccggtcgtatcggagccctcggaagcggcggaggaaggcgtgcgccaatacgctccacgctggactacccgcaccaaacaggagcctctgcagggcctggaggtggaagacatggacctgagcgcgtaagcacttcaggccctgccccccctcctccaggggcaggtggaggacccctgcagagacccagtgcgtccctggccaaaagaactccagaatcaccgtccggaggttggccaggaaacccggggctgggaccagggtgttgagtcggtaccagagcatggacaggaccagttgattaagcaccagtgccctcccccgaagggagaggcaccggagtagtcctgtccatttccggagccgctccgtcaccctgccctgcaaatcctgccagttctctggtggagacggatgcgtggcagaaaggtaaacgccgagatagagcagcggacccgcgctccaccggatggcctgaagcgcaggtggaagggagctcgcctgccacccgtccccgaccaccaggccagagctcttgacccagttgacccgggcggaggaggccgccgagtacacagcctggcaagcctccacccgcgccaagtcgcccgggtcctggaccacgaggagcatatcgtcagcgtatgccgacaggaccagccgcagccccagctcctgaagcaccaaccccgtcaacctcttgcggaggagacagaggaagggctcgatcgccagagcgtacagctggcccgagagggggcacccctgccgcactccccgcccgaagctgaccggctcggtcagggtccagttgagcctgaccagacactccgcggaagcgtacagcacctgcagaaaacccacaaacaggggtccgaagccgaacgctcgcagagtgcccaggagatacccgtgatccatccggtcgaacgccttctcctgatccagggacaggagggcgaacgacagaccatccctacaccccaattccagaaggtcctggaccagatacaagttatcaaagatggtgcggcccgggacggtgtaggtctggtctggatggaccacgtccgccagcacggaccctagccgcatcgagatggccttcgcaacaattttgtagtccgtgctgaggagcgagacgggacgccaattccgtaagtcgcggaggtcccccctcttcggcaataaggccagcacggctcgcctgcacgagagagggaggaccctgctatgcaaagcctcggcccagacggtgaccaggtctgggccaaggacgtcccagaacacgcggtagaactccacggtcagcccgtccaagcccggagatttattggtgggcatgtgacggagagcctccgagaactcggccagagtgagaggcagctctagccggtcccggtcgcccatgCTGACCGTTgagagcccgtcccagagcactctgcaagcgttaggatcggtcggatccggggagaaaagagtggcgtagaaggccctggccctctggcacatctccgccggatccgtgaggggggtgccgtcctccgccaggaggcaggtgacgttcttcttggcccccctccttttctccagggcgtagaagaagcgggagccgcgatccatctcccgaaggaggtggatgcgggatcgaacaaaagcaccccgggcccgatggtcttcgagggctcggagctcctcccgcttctcccggcacgctccgcagagggatggatcctcggggttgacggccagacgcctctccagctccaagacctcccgctccaactgccctatcgccgcatccctccgtcggctggcaccccgagtgtagtcacggcagaagagccgggcgcgcaccttccccagatcccaccaccgccgcgccgaggaaaaggcgcgcctctgccctcgccaggtgtcataaacagatagctaagggttaatgtctctttcacctggagcacctgaccagaggaccaatcagaaaaccggattttttcaactttgggtggagggaatttggtgtctgaggtctttgttttctgtctgcttgctttctctgagctttggagaagtagtttctactttctagtcttctgtttctaagtgtaaggacaaagagatcagatagtaagttatatggtttcttttctttggtatttgcatgaatataagtgctggtgtgctttgatttgtattctttttgaataaggctgtttattcaatattcttttaagcaatcgaccctgtgttgtatcaccttaa contains:
- the LOC115645677 gene encoding olfactory receptor 52R1-like — its product is MSNSNTTDFTNPSTFILLGIPGLEASHVWISIPFCTMYAIAILGNFTILFIVKMESSLHVPMYYFLCMLAVTDLVLSTSILPKMLAIFWFNSREIDFDACFTQMYFTGCFSVMESGIIVTMGFDRFVAICHPLRHSTVLTIPVVAKMGLAVMLRSSMLVLPYPFLVRQWRYCRTNIIPEPFCAHMAVVKLACGDTHISSYYGLFVLLCVMGLDGIFITLSYIQILRAIFSLPTKEARLKTFGTCVSHLCVILTFYIPGLFSSLTYRFGKNVPLHFHILIGNMNLLVPPMLHPIIYGVRTKEIRDRLLRFITYKE